One genomic segment of Paenibacillus xylanexedens includes these proteins:
- a CDS encoding ABC transporter substrate-binding protein — MMAVLLSSCTSGDSANGKVQIEFFQNKPEAKTTFDELIKTFNAEHDDIQVTQVNPPDAETVLKTRVVKNDIPDIMAMGATDTYSILAQSDIFTDLTDSTLLQTIDPNYIQMLNDLTGMDEVTGIPYATNANGIMYNKTLFKEMGLDVPKTWDELIATAQKIKDAGEIPFYFTYKDDWQTSLPFNALASNLVGIDFYQERRDNKVTFKEKYREVAEKQLELMKYGHGDNFGKAYSDGNRAFANGEAFMYIQGTWAISEIRKANPNVDIGFFPFPTGNDASEIKLVNGIDSLFTIAADTPNREQAETFIAFLLEPENIGRYIDEQTLFSAVEGVKQDDPAVQELMPYIEQGKVIDFPDHYIPAAVQLNSIVQSFLQNQNIDNYLDTLDKEWDKVANRR, encoded by the coding sequence ATGATGGCTGTACTTTTATCTTCCTGTACCAGTGGAGATAGCGCGAATGGCAAAGTGCAGATTGAATTTTTCCAGAACAAGCCTGAAGCCAAAACAACCTTTGATGAATTAATTAAAACGTTTAATGCGGAGCATGACGATATCCAAGTGACACAGGTGAATCCGCCCGATGCGGAGACAGTACTGAAGACGCGTGTCGTCAAAAATGATATTCCGGATATTATGGCCATGGGGGCAACCGACACCTATTCCATTCTGGCTCAGAGTGATATTTTCACCGATCTGACGGATAGCACATTACTCCAGACGATTGATCCGAACTACATACAAATGCTGAATGATCTCACAGGCATGGACGAAGTGACAGGTATTCCTTACGCGACTAATGCAAACGGCATCATGTACAACAAAACGCTGTTTAAGGAAATGGGATTGGACGTGCCCAAGACGTGGGATGAACTCATTGCGACCGCCCAAAAGATTAAGGATGCAGGTGAGATTCCATTTTATTTCACATACAAGGATGACTGGCAGACGAGCCTGCCGTTCAATGCACTGGCCTCCAATCTGGTCGGTATTGATTTCTACCAAGAGCGACGCGATAACAAAGTGACGTTCAAGGAGAAGTACCGCGAGGTAGCTGAGAAGCAACTGGAACTCATGAAATACGGTCACGGCGATAACTTTGGTAAAGCTTATTCGGACGGTAACCGTGCCTTTGCTAACGGTGAAGCCTTTATGTACATCCAGGGAACCTGGGCCATCTCGGAGATTCGCAAAGCGAACCCAAATGTCGATATCGGTTTCTTCCCATTCCCTACGGGCAACGATGCAAGCGAGATCAAGCTGGTGAACGGGATCGACTCCCTGTTTACCATTGCGGCGGACACGCCTAATCGCGAACAGGCAGAGACGTTTATTGCGTTTCTATTAGAGCCTGAAAATATCGGAAGATATATTGACGAACAGACGCTGTTCTCTGCGGTAGAAGGCGTGAAGCAGGATGATCCTGCCGTACAGGAATTGATGCCATATATCGAGCAGGGCAAAGTTATTGACTTTCCCGATCACTATATTCCGGCTGCGGTGCAGCTGAATTCCATCGTACAGTCCTTTTTGCAGAACCAAAACATCGACAACTATCTAGATACACTCGACAAAGAATGGGACAAGGTTGCTAATCGGCGCTAA
- a CDS encoding extracellular solute-binding protein — MSKKTMAILLSWTLVLAVILSGCNSSSSDEEGETGSNGTDGKVTLKFMHLWPAGSSAQQNKLVNDIIKQYQTDHPNVTIKQEVLENEQYKNKLKILSASNELPDVGVTWAAGFLEPYVKGNLFAPVDDLLSDSLGDKFIAGTTEAYAIDGKTYALPIELNISPIYYNKAIFAKYNLQPPATYDEFLSVLKTLTENGEVPIALGNKDRWTGSLWYMYLANRLGGDALEKAINGSGKFDDPALTQAAAEVQKLVDMNAFNKGFNGLSNDEGKSEFMNEKAAMYLMGTWELPNFTTNPDIPQEFKDKIGFFKFPTMEDGKSDINSWVGGPGVGLFVAQNSKVKEEAQKFVQYFVEKWGESSVTEAGVIPATKVDTAAVQLPQLYIDLLNELNQASSLTLFADVQMKPAAAQAHLDMIQALFGKAVTPEDFVKNHQAAIDKGN; from the coding sequence ATGAGCAAAAAGACGATGGCCATTCTTCTGTCATGGACGCTGGTTCTCGCCGTAATTTTATCCGGATGTAACAGTTCAAGTTCGGATGAAGAGGGTGAAACAGGCAGCAACGGCACAGATGGGAAAGTAACCCTCAAATTTATGCACCTCTGGCCAGCAGGCAGTTCCGCACAGCAAAACAAACTGGTCAACGATATCATCAAGCAGTATCAAACGGATCATCCGAATGTAACCATTAAGCAGGAAGTGCTAGAGAATGAACAATATAAGAACAAATTGAAAATCCTGTCTGCATCCAATGAACTTCCCGATGTGGGTGTAACTTGGGCTGCTGGATTTCTGGAGCCTTATGTGAAGGGGAACCTGTTCGCACCGGTCGATGATCTTCTGAGCGACTCGCTGGGCGACAAATTCATAGCCGGAACAACAGAAGCTTATGCGATAGACGGTAAAACATATGCGCTACCAATCGAGTTGAATATCTCCCCCATTTATTATAACAAAGCCATTTTTGCAAAATATAACTTGCAGCCGCCAGCAACGTATGATGAATTCCTGAGTGTGCTGAAGACACTGACAGAGAACGGTGAGGTGCCGATCGCACTGGGCAATAAAGACCGCTGGACCGGCTCACTCTGGTATATGTATCTGGCGAATCGGTTAGGTGGAGATGCACTGGAAAAGGCCATCAATGGCTCTGGCAAGTTTGACGACCCTGCGCTGACTCAAGCTGCTGCCGAGGTACAAAAACTGGTGGATATGAATGCTTTCAACAAAGGCTTTAACGGGTTGTCTAACGATGAGGGCAAATCCGAATTCATGAACGAAAAAGCTGCTATGTATCTGATGGGTACCTGGGAACTGCCAAACTTCACGACTAACCCGGACATCCCGCAGGAATTCAAAGACAAGATTGGATTTTTCAAATTCCCAACAATGGAAGATGGCAAGAGCGATATTAATAGCTGGGTAGGTGGTCCAGGTGTAGGGTTGTTCGTGGCCCAGAACTCCAAAGTGAAGGAAGAAGCGCAGAAGTTTGTGCAATACTTTGTGGAAAAATGGGGTGAAAGTTCGGTAACTGAAGCAGGCGTCATCCCGGCTACCAAAGTGGATACGGCGGCAGTACAGTTGCCACAGCTCTATATTGACCTGCTGAACGAATTGAATCAGGCCAGCAGCCTTACGCTCTTTGCAGACGTACAGATGAAACCGGCAGCCGCTCAGGCACATCTGGACATGATTCAGGCATTGTTTGGCAAAGCGGTAACACCGGAGGACTTTGTGAAGAATCATCAGGCTGCAATTGATAAAGGCAATTGA
- a CDS encoding heme-degrading domain-containing protein, with protein sequence MNLTTTEKLKEMQQEEKDLLFDTFDSETALQLGQHLVEEAKRRSQAVTIDITLKGHRLFLHAMEGTHPDNEDWIRRKNNVVNHFSSSSWHTALRLRSENQTLEQDFNLPSSDYVLAGGAFPLILENEGQVGTITVSGLPDEEDHDLVTTGIRSFLLQQS encoded by the coding sequence TTGAACCTGACCACGACAGAGAAATTAAAGGAAATGCAACAGGAAGAAAAGGACTTGCTATTTGACACATTTGATTCTGAAACAGCACTCCAACTTGGCCAGCATCTGGTTGAAGAAGCGAAGCGTCGTTCCCAAGCCGTGACCATCGACATAACCCTGAAGGGACATCGTCTCTTTTTGCATGCGATGGAAGGCACTCATCCCGACAACGAAGACTGGATTCGACGCAAGAACAACGTGGTGAATCATTTCTCCTCCAGCTCTTGGCACACGGCTCTGCGGTTGAGAAGCGAAAATCAAACACTTGAGCAAGACTTCAATCTGCCTTCATCGGACTATGTCCTGGCTGGTGGCGCTTTCCCGCTTATTCTGGAAAATGAGGGACAAGTCGGCACCATTACAGTATCGGGTTTGCCTGATGAAGAAGACCATGATCTGGTCACGACAGGAATCCGCTCTTTTTTGTTGCAGCAGAGTTAG
- the lspA gene encoding signal peptidase II, translated as MLFYFVALLVTLVDQGTKIAVRMYMEVGDVMRLGNSGMQLQHYENSGMAGSMFQGNARLFGVIAVLFIAGMLYYRSKGEIRGFWMQAGAGFMVGGALGNAIDRFIYARVTDFLVFPSGRGILNLADVAINIGVVMIIIGMLIRAYQSYRAKRLRNALPKAERS; from the coding sequence ATGCTGTTTTATTTTGTAGCACTGCTGGTGACTTTGGTGGACCAGGGAACCAAGATTGCAGTGAGGATGTATATGGAAGTTGGCGACGTCATGAGACTGGGTAACTCGGGCATGCAGTTACAGCATTACGAGAACAGTGGGATGGCTGGCAGCATGTTTCAGGGAAATGCGCGTCTGTTCGGTGTGATTGCTGTTCTGTTCATAGCAGGCATGCTGTATTACCGGAGTAAAGGTGAGATTCGCGGTTTCTGGATGCAAGCTGGCGCGGGTTTTATGGTTGGCGGGGCGTTGGGAAATGCAATCGATCGATTTATCTATGCCCGGGTAACGGATTTCCTCGTATTTCCGTCAGGACGCGGGATTTTGAATCTCGCTGATGTCGCAATTAACATTGGTGTGGTCATGATTATCATTGGCATGTTGATTCGTGCATATCAGAGTTATCGAGCCAAGCGTTTACGCAATGCTTTGCCGAAAGCAGAACGTTCGTAA
- a CDS encoding DUF350 domain-containing protein: protein MENLGLNLVNVAVGVGILLVVLVCGYFAFSKLTRYNDSEEIAKGNEAAGMYMGSKLLGLCIIVGMVSFSTHSWLDMLLWSAFGIIVLCLVYIIFDFLIPKMRVCDEIARGNMAVAQLLRSIIIGVSIVIGTFLM, encoded by the coding sequence ATGGAGAACTTGGGATTAAATCTCGTGAATGTGGCGGTGGGTGTAGGCATTCTGCTGGTGGTATTGGTATGTGGATATTTCGCTTTTAGCAAATTGACCCGGTATAACGATAGTGAGGAGATCGCCAAAGGAAACGAAGCGGCGGGCATGTACATGGGCAGCAAATTATTGGGACTGTGTATTATTGTGGGCATGGTATCTTTCTCGACGCATTCGTGGTTGGATATGCTGCTGTGGTCGGCGTTTGGAATTATTGTGCTGTGCCTGGTCTATATTATATTTGATTTCCTGATTCCGAAAATGCGGGTATGTGACGAAATCGCACGAGGCAATATGGCGGTAGCCCAGCTGCTCCGTTCGATTATCATCGGCGTTTCCATCGTCATCGGTACGTTTTTAATGTAA
- a CDS encoding carbohydrate ABC transporter permease, protein MNKRIAPYYWMTVPAVVLFFVFMTLPALQGIYYSFTNYNGFGKDYDFVGFKNYFNLFQDDNVGNAYWFTFKFAIVVTILTNILSLLIALGLNAKIKFRNFFRGIYFLPNILSVLIVGYIFNYLFSNVFPIWGQNLGINALSTNILGSESLAWIGIVIVAVWQSVALNTILYLAGLQTIPTTLYEASNLDGAGKWREFWSITFPLIAPFFTINMVLAMKNSLMVFDQIVALTNGGPGRATQSISHLIYTGGFEGGEYAYQSANSVIYFIVIAVISILQIRFLQRREMDL, encoded by the coding sequence ATGAACAAGCGTATCGCACCTTATTACTGGATGACGGTTCCGGCGGTTGTATTGTTCTTTGTATTTATGACACTGCCGGCCCTCCAGGGCATCTATTATTCATTTACGAATTATAACGGATTCGGGAAAGATTATGATTTTGTTGGCTTTAAAAACTATTTCAACTTGTTCCAAGATGACAATGTAGGCAATGCCTATTGGTTTACGTTCAAATTTGCGATCGTGGTGACGATCCTGACCAATATTCTAAGCTTACTCATTGCACTCGGGCTGAATGCCAAGATTAAGTTCCGTAATTTCTTCCGCGGCATCTACTTCCTGCCCAATATTCTGAGTGTACTGATCGTAGGTTACATATTTAACTACCTGTTCTCCAACGTATTTCCGATCTGGGGACAAAATCTGGGCATCAATGCGCTATCCACCAACATTCTCGGCAGCGAGAGTCTGGCTTGGATCGGTATCGTCATTGTTGCAGTATGGCAATCGGTGGCCCTGAATACGATTCTGTATTTGGCTGGTCTGCAAACGATACCAACGACACTGTACGAGGCATCCAACCTCGACGGCGCAGGCAAATGGCGTGAATTCTGGAGCATTACATTCCCACTTATTGCCCCATTTTTCACCATTAATATGGTACTGGCGATGAAAAATTCACTTATGGTCTTTGACCAAATCGTAGCCTTGACCAACGGTGGTCCCGGACGGGCGACGCAGTCCATCTCCCATCTGATCTACACCGGTGGATTTGAAGGCGGCGAATATGCATATCAATCTGCGAACTCGGTTATTTACTTCATCGTTATTGCGGTGATTTCAATTCTGCAAATCCGGTTCCTGCAAAGAAGGGAGATGGATCTGTAA
- a CDS encoding cache domain-containing sensor histidine kinase: MHGKKGHFNSLRNQIFIGFVMVMLVVLLLAGISAYDRVAALLKSNAEKHIHQTAVQASGRLDALIAQVNSLTAQVADDSYVQRLLSDEKQGNPATFNQRQALLQIAGSYQSFINGAQSMEIYTTGYNRIFPMDDRSLDLRVERNWISLADEGKGRLVWAGADPEDPGVLLAIRRINLLDHSFEHGGYVVVRMQRSFFQLNDSNGTDGSQDSIMLLDGAGEVVSSDLEINLDPKAILDSGSVVQNGEESYIVVRQKSELTGWTLAVLTPLRETTEGVSILRTALLVSGMIGVVLFLIMSFFLSTMITRPLIRLMRAMRSAEPGAMRPNLMVSSTMEINELNNVYNQMVYRQNELTRVVHEKEVMQSRAELKALQSQINPHFLFNTLEAFYWSLEEKGDEEMARMVVAMSRLFRYIISSSQQDEWVTIADELEHAERYLQIMQMRLGERMQWEIQLSDTVRKVAIPKLLIQPLVENAILHGIESKLGPGKISIHVDALTEKNLVCIKVRDDGPGMDELRLQSVIHTLHGGPAVSKKGTGVGLINVHRRLMLYFGSQLGERCKLSITSKVGEGTVICFEIPMGTEGAYDS, encoded by the coding sequence TTGCACGGGAAAAAAGGACATTTTAACTCACTTCGCAATCAGATCTTCATTGGTTTTGTTATGGTGATGCTTGTTGTTCTTTTGCTCGCAGGCATATCGGCCTATGATCGGGTAGCTGCCCTGCTGAAAAGCAATGCGGAGAAACATATTCATCAAACCGCTGTCCAAGCCAGTGGCAGATTGGATGCACTCATTGCACAAGTGAATTCGCTGACCGCCCAAGTGGCGGATGATTCATACGTGCAGCGTCTGCTTAGCGATGAGAAGCAAGGCAACCCGGCAACCTTTAATCAGCGCCAAGCTCTCTTGCAGATTGCAGGCAGTTATCAGTCTTTCATTAATGGCGCACAAAGTATGGAGATATACACTACGGGTTATAACCGGATCTTTCCGATGGATGACCGATCCCTCGATCTCAGAGTGGAGCGCAACTGGATCAGCTTAGCGGATGAAGGAAAAGGCAGACTGGTATGGGCAGGCGCTGACCCTGAAGATCCGGGTGTGCTCCTGGCTATTCGGCGGATTAACCTGCTGGATCATTCTTTCGAACACGGAGGTTATGTGGTGGTGCGGATGCAGCGTAGTTTTTTTCAACTCAATGATTCGAATGGGACAGATGGTTCGCAGGACTCTATCATGCTCTTGGATGGTGCAGGCGAAGTGGTGAGTTCCGATCTGGAAATTAATCTCGATCCAAAGGCCATATTGGACAGCGGATCAGTCGTGCAGAACGGGGAGGAATCCTATATCGTTGTCAGGCAAAAATCGGAGTTAACGGGATGGACACTTGCTGTCCTGACCCCGTTGCGGGAGACAACGGAAGGTGTATCCATCCTGAGAACAGCGTTGCTCGTCTCGGGAATGATTGGTGTTGTTCTGTTCCTTATCATGTCCTTCTTCCTGTCCACCATGATTACACGTCCACTCATACGGCTGATGCGGGCCATGCGCAGTGCAGAGCCGGGAGCAATGAGACCTAATCTAATGGTTAGCTCTACGATGGAGATCAATGAACTTAACAACGTATATAACCAGATGGTCTACAGGCAGAATGAATTGACCCGTGTGGTTCATGAGAAGGAAGTCATGCAGTCCCGGGCTGAGCTGAAGGCGTTGCAGTCTCAGATTAATCCCCATTTTCTATTCAACACACTGGAGGCATTCTATTGGTCCCTTGAGGAGAAGGGAGACGAGGAGATGGCACGTATGGTTGTGGCGATGTCCCGATTATTTCGTTATATCATCTCCAGTTCGCAGCAGGATGAATGGGTTACGATTGCCGACGAGCTGGAACACGCCGAGCGTTATCTTCAAATTATGCAGATGCGGTTGGGAGAGAGAATGCAATGGGAGATTCAGCTGAGTGATACGGTGCGTAAGGTCGCAATACCGAAACTTCTTATACAGCCCTTGGTCGAAAATGCGATTCTTCATGGGATTGAAAGTAAACTGGGACCGGGAAAAATAAGCATCCATGTGGATGCTTTGACCGAGAAAAATCTAGTTTGCATTAAGGTTCGGGATGATGGTCCCGGTATGGATGAATTACGGCTTCAATCTGTCATTCATACTTTACATGGCGGGCCGGCTGTGTCCAAGAAGGGGACAGGTGTAGGTCTAATCAACGTACATCGGCGACTGATGCTTTACTTTGGCAGCCAACTTGGTGAACGTTGTAAGCTTTCCATAACAAGTAAGGTTGGGGAAGGAACTGTCATTTGTTTTGAGATTCCCATGGGAACGGAGGGTGCATATGATTCATGA
- a CDS encoding carbohydrate ABC transporter permease encodes MRSRTRINWLVMLLVVLGTLFILFPLYMTVTIALKNPEQMAQSVFAIPTTLHWENFARAIDMTNFFQSFRNSAIVTASTVLLTLLSNSMVAYAIARNMEKRKFFKGLYYYFVSAMFIPFPIIMLPIVKLTASLEMTNLVGLILLHTVYGLAFNVFVYVGYIRSIPVALEEAAFVDGATTWGTFWKIIFPLMAPISATVGILTCLSTYNDFLLPLIIISDPGQYTLPLVQYVFQGQFNTEFNLAFASYLLALLPMIIIYLFAQKWIINGVTQGSVK; translated from the coding sequence ATGAGAAGCCGTACACGAATCAATTGGCTCGTTATGCTGCTTGTTGTGCTGGGTACCCTGTTTATCCTGTTCCCATTATATATGACCGTTACGATTGCTTTGAAAAATCCGGAACAGATGGCCCAGTCGGTCTTTGCCATTCCGACCACACTTCACTGGGAGAATTTCGCGAGAGCTATCGACATGACAAACTTCTTCCAATCGTTCCGTAACAGTGCGATCGTTACCGCATCAACTGTGCTTTTGACGTTGCTCAGTAACTCGATGGTGGCCTATGCGATTGCGCGGAATATGGAGAAACGCAAGTTTTTCAAAGGACTGTATTATTACTTCGTCAGCGCGATGTTCATTCCGTTCCCAATCATCATGCTGCCGATTGTTAAGCTGACCGCATCGCTGGAGATGACAAATCTGGTAGGTCTGATCTTGCTGCACACGGTATATGGCCTGGCATTCAACGTATTTGTGTACGTGGGATACATCCGGTCCATTCCGGTAGCGCTTGAGGAAGCGGCGTTTGTGGATGGGGCGACAACCTGGGGCACATTCTGGAAAATTATTTTCCCGCTCATGGCACCCATCAGTGCCACGGTTGGTATTTTGACCTGTCTGTCCACGTACAACGACTTCTTGCTGCCACTCATTATTATCAGTGATCCGGGACAGTACACGCTGCCGCTGGTACAGTATGTATTCCAAGGACAGTTCAATACTGAATTTAACCTTGCGTTTGCATCCTACCTGCTCGCGTTGCTTCCGATGATTATCATCTACCTGTTTGCGCAGAAGTGGATCATCAACGGGGTTACCCAAGGGTCCGTGAAATAA
- a CDS encoding carbohydrate ABC transporter permease produces the protein MDKVMSNRLVAALYVLPALLLLLVLVYIPIVLTGYYGLMQWDGIGAMTFIGLDNYARLLQDGTFWQSANHTFLLALFSALSLIGYLMIALVLSGKIKGANLFRKIYLIPMLLSSVAIAQLWLKIYHPSNGVLNTFLEAIGFSNPPAWLAEPSLVLYALFVPILWQYAGFYILIYYAALKNIPESLVEAARIDGASPWQIAFRIKLPLITEVIKVTVVLAVVGSLKYFDLIYVMTDGGPNGSSEVMASYMYRQAFRSFDFGYGSAVGFFLLLICLLVTWLLRKATASKDTIQYS, from the coding sequence ATGGACAAAGTCATGTCCAACCGTCTCGTTGCTGCGTTGTACGTGCTTCCTGCACTGCTTCTGCTGCTGGTCTTGGTGTACATCCCGATCGTGCTCACCGGGTATTATGGGTTGATGCAATGGGACGGGATCGGTGCAATGACCTTTATTGGATTGGATAATTACGCCAGACTTCTTCAAGACGGAACATTCTGGCAGAGTGCGAATCATACCTTTTTGCTTGCTTTGTTCTCTGCGCTGAGTCTGATCGGTTATCTGATGATCGCTTTGGTGCTGTCAGGCAAGATCAAGGGGGCCAATCTGTTCCGTAAAATATATTTGATCCCGATGCTGCTGTCTTCGGTCGCGATCGCTCAGTTATGGCTCAAGATCTACCATCCAAGCAATGGTGTGCTGAACACCTTTCTGGAAGCGATTGGCTTCAGCAATCCGCCAGCCTGGCTGGCGGAGCCATCACTGGTGCTGTATGCACTGTTCGTACCGATTCTATGGCAGTATGCAGGCTTCTATATTTTGATCTATTATGCGGCCCTCAAAAATATTCCGGAATCTCTGGTGGAAGCAGCCCGGATTGATGGGGCAAGCCCTTGGCAGATCGCTTTTCGAATCAAGCTGCCGCTAATTACTGAAGTCATCAAGGTGACCGTTGTACTGGCTGTGGTAGGCTCACTAAAGTATTTTGATCTCATCTACGTGATGACCGATGGCGGACCGAACGGCTCCAGCGAAGTGATGGCCTCCTATATGTATCGTCAGGCGTTCCGTAGCTTCGACTTTGGTTACGGTAGTGCTGTAGGGTTCTTCCTACTCTTGATCTGTCTGCTGGTTACCTGGCTGCTTCGTAAAGCGACGGCATCCAAAGATACGATCCAGTATTCCTGA
- a CDS encoding nucleoside hydrolase, with the protein MRRVIIDTDTAGDDTIAILTALHHFQVEGITITGGNVQFDQEVENALYTVQVAGHGGKVPVYKGCERPLMAYGKAQHRTVEDVHGDDGMGGAHFPKADQRPESGHAVDFIIEKVHAHPGEIELLAIAPLTNIAMAIQKDPTIIPEIAHLYIMGGTNNALGNITPAAEYNFYVDPEAAKIVLNAGIPITMVGWEMCTQYSVMDDDDHAEIAALGTSGADFFTAINKVVMQFNKSVHKLNGTTHPDTLLMAVAADESIMTKSGQYYVDVEAAGELTRGYSVVDINGRFGKEPNVRVCEAIDRPKFKSMLLDVLSAIQ; encoded by the coding sequence ATGAGAAGAGTCATCATCGATACAGATACAGCAGGAGACGATACGATTGCGATCCTGACGGCATTGCATCACTTTCAGGTGGAAGGCATCACCATTACGGGCGGTAACGTACAATTCGACCAGGAGGTTGAAAATGCCCTGTACACGGTACAGGTTGCTGGACATGGCGGCAAGGTGCCTGTGTATAAAGGTTGCGAGCGTCCGCTAATGGCCTACGGTAAAGCTCAGCACCGCACAGTGGAAGATGTGCATGGGGATGATGGTATGGGCGGCGCGCATTTCCCGAAGGCAGATCAGCGTCCCGAGAGCGGGCATGCGGTTGATTTTATCATTGAGAAGGTGCATGCACATCCAGGTGAAATTGAACTTCTGGCGATTGCCCCGCTGACGAATATTGCAATGGCGATCCAAAAGGACCCAACGATTATTCCGGAGATTGCTCATCTGTACATCATGGGTGGAACGAATAATGCACTGGGTAATATCACACCGGCAGCGGAGTATAACTTCTACGTGGACCCGGAAGCAGCGAAAATTGTACTGAATGCAGGCATTCCGATTACGATGGTTGGCTGGGAGATGTGCACGCAATATTCAGTGATGGATGATGACGATCATGCAGAGATTGCAGCTCTCGGTACATCGGGTGCCGATTTCTTCACCGCAATCAACAAAGTGGTTATGCAGTTCAACAAGTCGGTACATAAGCTGAATGGCACCACTCATCCCGATACGTTGTTGATGGCTGTTGCGGCAGATGAATCCATCATGACCAAGTCGGGTCAATATTATGTGGATGTGGAAGCGGCAGGAGAACTGACACGTGGATACAGTGTAGTTGATATCAACGGACGTTTTGGCAAAGAGCCGAATGTACGTGTCTGTGAAGCCATTGATCGGCCCAAATTCAAATCCATGCTGCTGGACGTTCTCTCAGCGATCCAATAA
- a CDS encoding response regulator transcription factor translates to MIHDKTILIVDDEPRTREGIRKTLEGWSAGRNHIQTAESGVEAVEWLKKKPADLLITDVRMPEFSGLSLIEAIQHFSNKPVVLIMSGHADFQYAQQAIKLGVVEYMLKPIDKEQLLQTVEKALKFSEQQRRIQTMQEMVDPKLLDVKERGEQRLNSQISEALTYVDAHLGEHVTMREIADLLHLNSSYFSVLFKEQIGINFSEYLTRKRIQRAKELLVQTTMPISEIAEQVGYQTDKYFITVFKSLEGLSPSKYRHSLSERSNK, encoded by the coding sequence ATGATTCATGACAAAACAATTCTTATCGTGGATGATGAGCCGCGTACAAGAGAGGGTATTCGCAAAACACTGGAAGGATGGTCGGCAGGGAGAAATCACATTCAGACTGCAGAAAGTGGCGTCGAGGCTGTGGAATGGCTCAAGAAAAAGCCGGCAGATCTGTTAATAACGGATGTTCGCATGCCGGAATTCTCTGGCTTGTCTCTGATTGAAGCCATTCAACATTTTTCGAACAAGCCTGTTGTCCTGATTATGTCGGGGCATGCCGATTTTCAATACGCCCAGCAGGCCATTAAGCTGGGTGTTGTGGAGTATATGTTGAAACCGATTGATAAGGAACAATTGCTGCAGACCGTCGAAAAAGCCCTAAAGTTCAGCGAACAACAGAGACGTATTCAAACGATGCAAGAAATGGTTGACCCCAAGCTGCTGGATGTTAAGGAGCGCGGAGAACAAAGGCTCAATAGCCAGATCAGTGAAGCTTTGACCTATGTGGATGCTCATCTGGGTGAACATGTGACCATGCGTGAAATTGCTGATCTACTCCATCTCAACTCCAGTTACTTCAGCGTATTGTTCAAGGAACAGATCGGCATCAATTTTAGTGAATATCTTACCCGCAAACGCATTCAGCGCGCGAAGGAGTTGCTTGTGCAGACAACGATGCCAATCTCGGAGATTGCTGAACAGGTGGGTTATCAGACGGATAAGTATTTTATCACAGTATTTAAAAGTCTTGAGGGGCTAAGTCCAAGCAAATATCGGCATTCCCTATCTGAACGAAGTAACAAATAA